One genomic window of Quercus lobata isolate SW786 chromosome 9, ValleyOak3.0 Primary Assembly, whole genome shotgun sequence includes the following:
- the LOC115962050 gene encoding F-box/kelch-repeat protein At3g23880-like: MSQRKEEGGAILRRRTKHDDDDLPDEIVLDILAKLPVKYLLRFRCVCKPWYSSIANPSFISTHHLNHSYVIHIPRNIPIPFFPGSSHSSDQVCTLACDRTFETISEFRVPFTFQSGFSHFVGSCNGMLCFTSSRSWSNVVYLWNPFIRKFKRLPNSQLFIMSLGIGFDSQNNDFKVVGIPRTFAKPKPPPEVEVYSLSSDSWKRVELGISWRPNVVSHKFNCVLRFPFVCGHLHWMIEMIEEGGGQEKHDTSTILSFDVNSEKFKELPLPDDEGSCITKCVTSFKGKLALIKFGNGTQPHITQCSIWVMREYSVIDSWNKLCVLSIENLTDLIGFTKDGLLIRKSSRPVSTNSELESKDKFVLIDLETLHEKEISTHAKYGFDEATYMESLALLDGTNVISY; encoded by the coding sequence ATGTcccaaaggaaagaagaaggaggagcgATCCTGCGACGTAGGACGAAGCACGATGATGATGATCTCCCAGACGAAATCGTGTTGGACATTTTAGCAAAGCTACCCGTGAAATATCTCCTTAGATTCAGGTGCGTTTGCAAACCCTGGTACTCTTCCATTGCCAACCCCAGTTTCATCTCTACCCACCACCTTAATCACAGCTATGTCATACACATTCCTAGGAATATTCCCATACCTTTTTTTCCTGGTTCTTCACATTCTAGCGATCAAGTCTGTACTCTCGCTTGCGACCGCACCTTTGAAACCATATCCGAGTTTAGAGTTCCCTTCACTTTTCAATCTGGGTTTTCCCATTTTGTGGGTTCATGTAATGGCATGTTGTGTTTCACTAGTTCTAGATCATGGTCTAATGTTGTTTACTTGTGGAACCcctttattagaaaatttaagagGTTGCCCAATAGCCAGTTATTTATTATGTCACTCGGAATTGGGTTTGATTCCCAGAATAATGATTTCAAGGTTGTCGGGATTCCACGGACTTTTGCCAAGCCTAAGCCTCCCCCTGAGGTTGAGGTGTACTCATTAAGTTCGGATTCGTGGAAAAGAGTTGAACTTGGAATCTCCTGGAGACCCAATGTTGTGTCCCACAAATTTAATTGTGTTTTGAGATTCCCATTTGTGTGTGGACATTTGCATTGGATgatagaaatgatagaagaaggAGGTGGGCAAGAGAAGCATGATACTTCTACGATTTTGTCATTTGATGTCAATAGTGAGAAATTCAAAGAGCTACCACTTCCTGACGATGAAGGAAGTTGTATTACGAAATGCGTTACATCATTCAAGGGGAAACTAGCTTTGATTAAATTTGGAAATGGTACCCAACCGCATATTACGCAATGCTCCATTTGGGTGATGAGGGAGTATAGTGTGATTGATTCCTGGAATAAACTTTGTGTTctatcaattgaaaatctaactgaTTTAATTGGTTTCACCAAGGATGGTTTACTTATTCGAAAAAGCTCCAGGCCGGTATCCACCAACAGTGAATTAGAGAGCAAAGATAAGTTTGTTTTAATTGACCTCGAAACTCTACATGAGAAGGAGATTAGCACTCATGCTAAATATGGTTTTGATGAAGCTACTTACATGGAGAGCCTTGCTTTACTAGATGGAACAAATGTGATATCTTACTAA
- the LOC115959436 gene encoding F-box/kelch-repeat protein At3g23880-like, translating to MSQSKQAGAPKILRRRTKRDDLPEEIVLEILARLPVKSLLRFRCVCKTWYSYITNPNFISTHLLCYNNNHDGGYVIHMPKATYSMAYFHLPHSQICTLAFDRTFETISEFRIPFTFESGYPNLVGSCNGILCFTDCVTSKSKDVYLWNPSIRKFKRLPNTCLTQLSNVELGFVYDSQNNDYKVVRFSWNRITWIPPPEIEVYSLSSDSWKRIELGISWRSNVLFHKFNYTLTFPFVSGHLHWMIEMIEKGGGQERLFTFMILSFDVNSEKFKELQLLHDEGDCISKCLTSFKEKLALIKFESCVPPHSMLLCSIWLMREYSVFDSWNKLCVVPVESFPNFIGFTKYGLLLVRKWSQLVSTNSESESKDKTFLIDPETLHEKEISYIGNHVDNCFEIAAYMESLTLLDGENLVSY from the coding sequence ATGTCCCAAAGCAAACAAGCAGGAGCACCGAAGATCCTCCGACGTAGGACGAAGCGTGATGATCTCCCAGAAGAAATCGTGTTGGAAATATTAGCAAGACTGCCAGTGAAATCCCTCCTAAGATTCAGGTGCGTTTGCAAAACCTGGTACTCTTACATCACCAACCCCAATTTCATCTCCACCCACTTGCTGTGCTACAACAACAACCATGATGGTGGTTATGTCATACACATGCCCAAGGCTACTTATTCCATGGCTTATTTTCATCTTCCTCACAGTCAAATCTGTACGCTCGCTTTCGACCGCACCTTTGAAACCATATCCGAGTTTAGAATTCCCTTCACTTTTGAATCTGGGTATCCCAATTTAGTGGGTTCTTGTAATGGCATATTATGTTTCACTGATTGTGTCACATCAAAGTCTAAAGATGTATACTTGTGGAACCCcagtattagaaaatttaagagGTTGCCTAATACTTGCTTGACCCAGTTAAGTAATGTGGAACTCGGATTTGTGTATGATTCCCAGAATAATGACTACAAGGTTGTCAGGTTTTCATGGAATCGTATCACTTGGATACCTCCCCCTGAGATTGAGGTGTACTCATTAAGTTCGGATTCATGGAAAAGAATTGAACTTGGAATCTCCTGGAGATCCAATGTTTTGTTCCACAAATTTAATTATACTTTGACATTCCCATTTGTGAGTGGACATTTGCATTGGATGatagaaatgatagaaaaagGAGGTGGGCAAGAGAGGCTTTTTACTTTTAtgattttgtcatttgatgTCAATAGTGAGAAATTCAAAGAGCTACAACTGCTGCATGATGAAGGAGATTGTATTTCGAAATGTCTTACGTCATTCAAGGAAAAACTGGCTTTGATTAAATTTGAAAGTTGTGTGCCACCACATAGCATGCTTTTATGCTCCATTTGGTTGATGAGGGAGTACAGTGTGTTTGATTCCTGGAATAAACTCTGTGTTGTACCAGTTGAAAGTTTTCCTAATTTCATTGGCTTCACCAAGTATGGTTTACTTCTAGTTCGAAAATGGTCTCAGCTGGTCTCTACTAACAGTGAATCAGAGAGCAAAGATAAGACTTTTTTAATTGACCCTGAAACTCTACACGAGAAGGAGATTAGTTACATTGGTAATCACGTTGATAATTGTTTTGAAATAGCTGCTTACATGGAGAGCCTTACTTTACTTGATGGAGAAAATCTGGTATCTTACTGA